The nucleotide sequence GGCGTCGTGGGCCGTCCACGGGTGGATCCGCTGGGCCGTGGCCGGCTGCTCGCCGAGGAGCACGGCCAGCATCCGGCGCAGCGGCGCGGTCGGCTTGGCGGCGCGGGCCCGGACGATCGCGCGGTCGCCGCGGTCGAACGTCGACTCGGGCGCCTCGACGTCGAGGTTGCACCCGGCCTCGAGCACGAGGTCGGGCAGGTCGCCGGTGACGACCACGATCAGCTCGCCGCGCTCGGGCCGCGCGATCACCCCGCGCACGGCCTCGGGCTCGGTCGGGGTCTGGCGCCACAGCACGATCGGATCGCCGGGCGCGAGGCGGATGTCGCCGAGGTCGACGTGGCGCGGGGGCTGCAACCACGCCCGGGTCCGGCCGCCCGCGGCCGGGCGGACGTCGGTGACCGTCAGGTTCGCCAGGGCGATCCCGCGGGCGACGCGGGTGGTGAGCGTGGTGCCCTCGCGCTCGGCCCGGTGGCGCGCCCGCGCCGCGGCCCGCTCGGCGCGCCACAGCTCGGCCAGCCGGACCAACCAGGCGTCGACGGCGTCGTCCACGGCCCCGAGCGTAGCGCAGCCCGCGGCGACTTTTTTCGGCCGGGACCGTCACGTTTCGGACCGCGCCGTCGTCCCGGGGGCAGGAGGTGTCAGCGCGCCCCCGCGGGGCGTGCCCGTCGGGGGGGGCGGAGGCCCGCCCCTGCAATCCGCCGCTTGCCATCGCGTCCGTTATAACGGATACTGCCCGGCACCATGCCGATCTTCGAGGACAACTCCCGGTCCATCGGGCGCACGCCGCTCGTCCGGATCAACCGCATCACCGCCGGCGCCGCCGCCACCGTCCTCGCGAAGATCGAGGGCCGAAACCCCGCATATTCGGTGAAGTGTCGCATCGGCGCGGCCATGGTCTGGGACGCCGAGGCCGCGGGTCGGCTCGGCCCGGGCAAGGTCATCGCCGAGGCCACCAGCGGCAACACCGGCATCGCGCTGGCGTTCGCGGCGGCGTCGCGCGGCATCCCGTGCGTGCTGACCATGCCCGACACGATGAGCCTGGAGCGGCGCAAGGTCCTGGCCGCGCTCGGCGTCAAGCTGGTGCTCACGCCGGGCGCCCAGGGCATGAAGGGCGCGATCGCCCGGGCCGAGGAGCTGGCCGCGGCCGAGCCCGACACCTACGTGCTCATGCGGCAGTTCGAGAACCCGGCCAACCCGGCGATCCACGCGCAGACCACCGGCCCCGAGATCTGGGACGACACCGACGGCAAGGTCGACGTGCTCGTGGCCGGCGTCGGCACCGGCGGCACGATCACCGGCGTGTCGCGGTTCTTCGAGCAGACCAAGGGCCAGCCGCTGCACTCGGTCGCGGTCGAGCCGACGCACTCGCCGGTCATCAGCCAGACCCGCGCTGGCGAGGAGGTGAAGCCCGGGCCGCACAAGATCCAGGGCATCGGCGCCGGGTTCGTGCCGAAGAACCTCGACCTGGCGCTGGTCGACGAGGTCGCCCAGGTGACCAACGACGAGGCGATCGCGATGGCCCGTCGGCTCGCGAAGGAGGAGGGCATCCTGGTCGGCATCTCGTGCGGCGCGGCGATGACCGTGGCCGACCGCCTGGCGCGCGAGCCGCGCTTCGCCGGCCAGACCATCGTCGTGATCCTCCCTGACACCGCCGAGCGCTACTTCACCGGCGTGCTGTTCGAGGGCATGTTCGACGAGGTCGTCAACCAGACCGCGATCTGACGCGCGGCCGGGCGCCCGCGGCCTCGACGGCCCCGCCGCGCCGCGCCGCGCTTGGACCGCGCCGCGGCCTCGCGAGCCGCCGCGGCGCTGAGCCTCAGCGGCCCGGGCGCGCGACCGCGTCGGGCAGATCGGGCGTCGCGATCCGCGGCCGCGCGATCGCGGCGCCGACGGCGGACAGCGCGATCGGGAACGGCAGCACGAACCCCGTGGCGAGCGCGCCGATCAGGATGACCATGCGCTCGGAGCTCATCACGATCGTCGCCAGGATCGTCGTGGCCGCGAGCGCCAGCCAGCTCATCGCGATCTGGCCGACGGTCGCGTCCGGCACCAGCCGGATCGTGACGGCGCCGCCGACCACGAGCGCGGCCAGGCCCCCGAGGATCGTGAACGACTCGGTCCCGACCCCCGGCGCGGCGGAGCAGGGCGATGGTCACCATCGCCGCGGCGACGACCGCGAGCTGCACGAACCCGGCCGCGGCGGTCCGCGCGAGCGCCGCCGGCAGCCGGGCGCCGAGGGTCGCGCTGGCGGCGGTCGCGGCCAGCGCCAGGGCGAGCGTCGCGAGTTCCTGGGACGCCAGCGCCGGCGCCGACAGCTCGGGCAGGGCCTCCATGCCCAGCACCACGCCGCCCGCCAGCGTCGCCGCGGCCACCAGCAGGATCGTCGGCACCGTCGGCAGCACCCGGGCCGCGACCGCGCCGCCGATCAGGCACCCGGCCACGAGCGCCGCGCCGCGCAGCACGTCGTCGTCGAGCGAGCGGCCGATCAGCTCGTGCAAGAGCACGAGCACCGGCGCCGTCGCCCACGCGACGGCGCCGAGCAGGATCAGGACCGCCGTGGCGGTGGCCGCGGCGCGGGTGGGCTCGCGCATCGGTCAAGCGTAGCACCGCCCGCGGCCCGGTCGCAGGTCGCCCGCGGCCCCCGGCGATTGCCACCCGCGGCGTCGGGGGGCAAGATGCCCGCGGAACCATGGCTACCTCGACCGCGCCCGAGTCGTTCACCCGCACCACCACGTCGATCCCGGCGCTGTTCCTCGAGCGGATCAGCAAGACGCCGGACCGGGAGGCCTACCGCTACCCGGTCGGCGACGACTGGCGGGCGCTGACCTGGCGGGCGGCCGGGGTCCGGGTCAAGGCCATCGCCGCGGGGCTGCTCAGCCTCGGCCTCGCGCCCGAGGACCGGGTCGGGATCCTGTCGAGCACGCGCTACGAGTGGATCCTGATCGACCTCGGCGTCCTGTGCGCCGGCGGCGCGACGACGACGGTCTATCCGTCGTCGACCGCCGAGGAGTGCGCGTACATCCTCCACGACTCGACCAGCCGGTTCGTGTTCGCCGAGGACGCCGGCCAGGTCGCGAAGCTGCGCGGCCACAAGGCCGCGATGCCCGGGCTGGCCAAGGTCATCCTGCTCGACGGCACCCCCGACGCCGCCGACGGCGACTGGGTCATGTCGCTGGCCGCCCTCGAGGAGGCCGGCGCTGCGCACCTGGCCGCGACCCCGAGCGCGGTCGACGACGCCACCGCCGGGATCAAGCCCGACCACCTCGCCACGCTCATCTACACCTCGGGCACGACCGGCAAGCCCAAGGGCGTGCGCCTGGTCCACGAGTGCTGGGCCTACACCGCCGACGCGATCGCCGCGGTCCAGTTCATCACCGACGCCGACCTCGAGTACCTGTGGCTGCCGCTGTCGCACAGCTTCGGCAAGGTCCTGACCTCGGGCCACCTCAAGGTCGGCCACACGATGGCGGTCGACGGCCGCATCCCCAAGCTCATCGACAACCTCGCGATCGTCCGCCCGACGATGATGGCCGCGGCGCCGCGCATCTTCGAGAAGGTCTACAACAAGGTCGTCCAGGGCGCGAAGGACGCCGGCGGCATGAAGTGGCGGATCTTCCAGTGGTCGATCGGCGTCGGCAAGCAGGTGTCGGCCCTGCGCCAGCAGGGGCGCGAGCCCGGCGGCCTCCTGGCGATCAAGAACTCGATCGCCACCAAGCTGGTGTTCTCGAAGCTGCAGGCGCGCTTCGGCGGGCGCCTGCGCCTGTTCGTGTCGGGCTCGGCGCCGCTGTCGCGCGAGATCGCCGAGTTCTTCCACGCCGCCGGCGTGCTGATCGTCGAGGGCTACGGGCTGACCGAGTCGAGCGCGGCCAGCTTCGTCAACCGGGCCACCAAGTTCAAGTTCGGCTCCGTCGGCCTGCCGATGCCGGGCACCGAGGTCAAGCTGGCGCCCGAGGACCACGAGATCCTGCTGCGCAGCCCCGGCATCATGCGCGGCTACCACAACCTGCCCGAGGAGACCGCCGCGACGCTCACCGACGACGGCTGGCTCAAGACCGGCGACATCGGCGAGCTCGACGCCGACGGGTTCCTGCGCATCACCGACCGCAAGAAGGACCTGATCAAGACCAGCGGCGGCAAGTACGTCGCGCCCCAGCACATCGAGGGCAAGATCAAGGCGGCGTGCCCGTTCGTGTCGCAGGTGATCGTCCACGGCGACCGGCGCAACTTCTGCTCGGCGCTGATCACGCTCGATGAGGAGAGCCTCAAGAAGTGGGCGGAGGGCGCGGGCCTCGCCGGCAAGTCGTACGCGCAGCTCGCGGCGTCGCCCGAGGCCAAGGCGCTGCTCCAGACCTACATCGACGGCGTCAACCGCGAGCTCGCCAAGTGGGAGACGATCAAGAAGTTCGCGATCCTCCCCGCCGACCTGACGGTCGAGGCGGGCGATCTGACGCCGAGCCTCAAGGTCAAGCGCAAGGCGGTCGAGAAGAAGTACGCGCCGGTGCTCGACGAGATGTACCAGGGCGCGATGGCCGACGTGTGAGCGGCGGCGCGGGGTAGGATCGCCGCGATGGACACCGCCCCGCTGGTCGAGGCCCTCTACGCCATCGGCATCGGCCTGGTGGTCGGGCTCGAGCGCGAGCACAGCGAGGTCGCCGACGGGCTCGCGGCCGGCGACATCCCGGCCGAGCACCAGGGCCGCGCGATCGCGCAGCCGGCCGCGGGCGTGCGCACGCTGGCGCTCCTGTCGCTGACCGGCTGGCTGCTGGCGTACCTCAGCGACCGGATGGTGTGGATCCTGCCGATCGGGATGATCGCGGTGGCCGCGGTCGTGGCCGCGCAGGTCATCGTCAGCCGCGGCTCGGGCATGACCACCGAGGTGGCGGCGCTGGTGGTCCTGCTCCTCGGGGCGGTGGTCCACGTCGACCGCCCGCTAGCGATCGCGCTGTGCCTGGGCACCGCGATGCTGCTGGTGTCCAAGCCGTGGATGCACGGCTTCGTCGCCAAGGTCCGGCGGATCGAGATCACGGCGACCCTCCAGCTCCTGTTGCTGGTGGCGATCGTGCTGCCGCTCTTGCCGACGGAGGCCCAGGATCCGTGGGGCGCGCTGCCGCCGCGCAAGGTCGGCACGTTCATCGTGCTGATCGCCGGCGTCCAGTACGTCGGCTACGTGCTGACGCGCTGGCTGGGCGCGGACCGCGGCGCGGGCCTGGCCGGCCTGGTCGGGGGCCTGACCAGC is from Myxococcales bacterium and encodes:
- the cysK gene encoding cysteine synthase A, which produces MPIFEDNSRSIGRTPLVRINRITAGAAATVLAKIEGRNPAYSVKCRIGAAMVWDAEAAGRLGPGKVIAEATSGNTGIALAFAAASRGIPCVLTMPDTMSLERRKVLAALGVKLVLTPGAQGMKGAIARAEELAAAEPDTYVLMRQFENPANPAIHAQTTGPEIWDDTDGKVDVLVAGVGTGGTITGVSRFFEQTKGQPLHSVAVEPTHSPVISQTRAGEEVKPGPHKIQGIGAGFVPKNLDLALVDEVAQVTNDEAIAMARRLAKEEGILVGISCGAAMTVADRLAREPRFAGQTIVVILPDTAERYFTGVLFEGMFDEVVNQTAI
- a CDS encoding long-chain fatty acid--CoA ligase is translated as MATSTAPESFTRTTTSIPALFLERISKTPDREAYRYPVGDDWRALTWRAAGVRVKAIAAGLLSLGLAPEDRVGILSSTRYEWILIDLGVLCAGGATTTVYPSSTAEECAYILHDSTSRFVFAEDAGQVAKLRGHKAAMPGLAKVILLDGTPDAADGDWVMSLAALEEAGAAHLAATPSAVDDATAGIKPDHLATLIYTSGTTGKPKGVRLVHECWAYTADAIAAVQFITDADLEYLWLPLSHSFGKVLTSGHLKVGHTMAVDGRIPKLIDNLAIVRPTMMAAAPRIFEKVYNKVVQGAKDAGGMKWRIFQWSIGVGKQVSALRQQGREPGGLLAIKNSIATKLVFSKLQARFGGRLRLFVSGSAPLSREIAEFFHAAGVLIVEGYGLTESSAASFVNRATKFKFGSVGLPMPGTEVKLAPEDHEILLRSPGIMRGYHNLPEETAATLTDDGWLKTGDIGELDADGFLRITDRKKDLIKTSGGKYVAPQHIEGKIKAACPFVSQVIVHGDRRNFCSALITLDEESLKKWAEGAGLAGKSYAQLAASPEAKALLQTYIDGVNRELAKWETIKKFAILPADLTVEAGDLTPSLKVKRKAVEKKYAPVLDEMYQGAMADV
- a CDS encoding DUF4010 domain-containing protein; translated protein: MDTAPLVEALYAIGIGLVVGLEREHSEVADGLAAGDIPAEHQGRAIAQPAAGVRTLALLSLTGWLLAYLSDRMVWILPIGMIAVAAVVAAQVIVSRGSGMTTEVAALVVLLLGAVVHVDRPLAIALCLGTAMLLVSKPWMHGFVAKVRRIEITATLQLLLLVAIVLPLLPTEAQDPWGALPPRKVGTFIVLIAGVQYVGYVLTRWLGADRGAGLAGLVGGLTSSTAVTVSMARAARATPELTVPNQLATFLANTVMPIRVAVIAWAIDREVGWRVALALAAMALTLLIAALVTWRQARQQAATERAAIELKNPFELWGAIGWGAILCGVLLAAHFATEWFGHLGLYVAAAISGITDVDAITLAAADGGKAGTIAPAWAALAITIAAVSNTIAKGLMAYFGGGRGFGRRIALVFAIAVVVTVATALASVVLT